A single genomic interval of Polaribacter vadi harbors:
- a CDS encoding HYC_CC_PP family protein yields the protein MKQFLTKISSFTLAFLVLFSTFSFTVDTHYCGDFLVDISFIGESDACGMSMEKISEKKSCCKNEVHQIEGQDTLQTNKIKNITFENQQFLAAFFIAYKDLFVEVDTENNFYKNFSPPDFSFDYQISYQSFLI from the coding sequence ATGAAACAATTTTTAACTAAAATATCATCTTTTACACTTGCGTTTTTAGTGTTGTTTTCAACCTTTTCTTTTACGGTTGATACACATTATTGTGGAGATTTTTTAGTGGATATTTCTTTTATTGGCGAATCTGATGCTTGTGGAATGAGTATGGAAAAGATTTCTGAAAAGAAAAGTTGTTGTAAAAATGAGGTTCATCAAATTGAAGGGCAAGATACATTGCAAACTAATAAAATTAAGAACATCACTTTTGAAAATCAACAGTTTTTAGCAGCTTTTTTTATTGCTTACAAAGATTTATTTGTAGAAGTTGATACTGAAAACAATTTCTATAAAAACTTTTCTCCACCTGATTTTTCTTTCGATTATCAGATTTCTTACCAATCTTTTTTAATTTGA
- the purH gene encoding bifunctional phosphoribosylaminoimidazolecarboxamide formyltransferase/IMP cyclohydrolase, giving the protein MSTSKTIKSALISVFHKDGLAPIVQKLNDLNVTIYSTGGTEKFIKELGIDVVPVEDVTSYPSILGGRVKTLHPKVFGGILNRQDHEGDVAEMKEYNIPQLDLVIVDLYPFEKTVASGAPEQDIVEKIDIGGISLIRASAKNFKDTFTVSSMEQYDEFLSILSENNGETSIEQRKKFAAKSFNVSSHYDTAIFNYFNEDEVVYKASQTTSKVLRYGENPHQKGYFFGDLEAMFDKLHGKELSYNNLLDVDAAVNLMNEFIGEDPTFAVLKHNNACGFAQRSTIKQAYLDALAGDPVSAFGGVLIANKEIDAATAEEIHKLFCEVVIAPSYADEALSILKGKKNRVLLIQKSTELPTQNVRTALNGLLVQDKDSKTDTLADLTYATNTKPSESELKDLLFASKICKHTKSNTIVFTKNNQLLASGTGQTSRVDALRQAIEKATSFGFDLKGAVMASDAFFPFPDCVEIADKAGIKSVIQPGGSIKDQLSIDYCNANNISMVMTGTRHFKH; this is encoded by the coding sequence ATGAGCACTTCAAAAACGATTAAATCTGCCTTAATTTCGGTATTTCACAAAGATGGTTTAGCACCAATTGTACAAAAACTAAATGACTTAAATGTTACTATTTATTCTACTGGTGGTACAGAAAAATTCATTAAAGAATTAGGTATTGATGTGGTTCCTGTGGAAGATGTTACTTCTTACCCATCAATTTTAGGAGGAAGAGTAAAAACTTTACACCCAAAAGTATTTGGAGGAATTTTAAACAGACAAGATCATGAAGGTGATGTTGCTGAAATGAAAGAATACAACATTCCTCAATTAGATTTGGTTATTGTTGATTTATATCCGTTCGAAAAAACAGTTGCTTCTGGAGCTCCTGAACAAGATATTGTTGAGAAAATTGATATTGGTGGAATTTCTTTAATTAGAGCATCAGCAAAAAACTTTAAAGACACATTTACGGTTTCATCTATGGAACAATATGATGAGTTTTTATCAATCTTATCAGAAAATAATGGAGAAACATCCATAGAACAAAGAAAAAAGTTTGCTGCAAAATCTTTTAATGTTTCTTCTCATTATGATACTGCCATCTTTAATTATTTTAATGAAGATGAAGTTGTTTATAAAGCAAGTCAAACTACTTCTAAAGTATTAAGATATGGAGAAAACCCACATCAAAAAGGATATTTCTTTGGAGATTTAGAGGCTATGTTCGATAAATTACATGGTAAAGAATTAAGCTATAATAATTTATTAGATGTAGATGCTGCTGTAAATTTAATGAACGAATTTATTGGCGAAGACCCAACCTTTGCAGTTTTAAAACATAATAATGCTTGTGGTTTTGCACAAAGAAGCACAATTAAACAAGCGTATTTAGATGCTTTGGCTGGAGATCCTGTTTCTGCTTTTGGTGGAGTTTTAATAGCAAACAAAGAAATTGATGCTGCAACTGCTGAAGAGATTCATAAATTATTTTGTGAAGTTGTGATTGCTCCTTCATATGCTGATGAAGCTTTATCAATCTTAAAAGGAAAGAAAAATAGAGTGCTTTTAATCCAGAAATCTACAGAATTACCAACTCAAAATGTAAGAACTGCTTTAAATGGTTTATTGGTGCAAGATAAAGATTCTAAGACAGATACTTTAGCAGATTTAACTTATGCTACAAACACAAAACCTTCTGAAAGCGAACTAAAAGATTTATTATTTGCTTCTAAAATTTGTAAGCATACAAAATCAAATACCATTGTTTTTACTAAAAATAATCAGCTTTTAGCAAGTGGAACAGGACAAACAAGTAGAGTTGACGCTTTAAGACAAGCTATAGAAAAAGCAACCTCTTTTGGTTTCGATTTAAAGGGTGCAGTAATGGCTAGTGATGCATTTTTCCCTTTTCCTGATTGTGTAGAAATTGCTGATAAAGCTGGTATAAAAAGCGTAATTCAACCTGGAGGATCTATAAAAGATCAGTTAAGTATCGATTATTGTAATGCCAATAATATATCGATGGTAATGACAGGAACAAGACATTTTAAACATTAA
- a CDS encoding GAF domain-containing protein — MNTEVLSKEIDTIIANKESKENKLQAICDYLESEISYYDWVGFYFINGNKQELKLAQYTGEETEHTIIPFGKGICGQVAVSNKNFVVQDVTEQDNYISCGWKVKSEIVIPIFVDGENIGQIDIDSHTANTFTEKDEELLEYVCKQVATLF; from the coding sequence ATGAATACAGAAGTTTTATCAAAAGAAATTGATACAATTATAGCAAATAAAGAATCGAAAGAAAACAAGTTACAAGCAATTTGTGATTATTTAGAAAGTGAAATTTCTTATTACGACTGGGTTGGTTTTTACTTTATAAATGGTAATAAACAAGAATTAAAATTAGCACAATATACAGGCGAAGAAACTGAACATACTATTATTCCTTTTGGAAAAGGAATTTGTGGGCAAGTTGCAGTAAGTAATAAAAACTTTGTGGTGCAAGATGTTACTGAACAAGACAATTACATTTCTTGTGGTTGGAAGGTAAAATCTGAAATTGTGATTCCTATTTTTGTTGATGGCGAAAATATTGGTCAAATTGATATTGATTCTCATACAGCAAATACGTTTACAGAAAAAGACGAAGAATTATTAGAATATGTTTGTAAACAAGTTGCAACGTTGTTTTAA